The proteins below come from a single Candidatus Aminicenantes bacterium genomic window:
- a CDS encoding DedA family protein has translation MELIGKLFAFIMHIDIHLNTLIVTYQLWTYLILFAIIFCETGLVITPFLPGDSLLFATGALAATAGSPLKVYWLFLVLAVAAVLGDTVNYWIGHAIGPKIFSQKKIRFLKKEHLERTHQFYEKHGGITIVLARFIPIIRTFAPFVAGIGRMSYWRFIAFNFFGGVAWVALFVFGGYFFGNLPLVKRNFTIVVLAIIFISILPGVIEYVRQRRNNKREK, from the coding sequence ATGGAACTGATCGGCAAACTGTTTGCTTTCATCATGCATATTGACATCCACTTGAATACCCTGATCGTGACCTACCAACTCTGGACCTACCTGATCCTGTTCGCCATTATTTTCTGCGAAACCGGCCTGGTCATCACCCCCTTCCTCCCCGGCGACTCGCTGCTCTTCGCCACCGGCGCCCTGGCCGCCACAGCGGGCAGCCCGCTGAAGGTCTATTGGCTGTTCCTGGTCCTCGCCGTTGCGGCCGTGCTAGGCGACACGGTCAACTACTGGATCGGCCACGCGATTGGCCCGAAGATCTTCAGCCAGAAAAAGATCCGCTTTCTAAAAAAGGAGCACCTGGAGCGGACGCACCAGTTTTATGAAAAGCACGGCGGCATCACCATCGTCCTGGCCCGCTTCATCCCCATCATCCGCACCTTCGCCCCGTTCGTGGCCGGCATCGGCCGCATGTCCTACTGGCGCTTCATCGCCTTCAATTTTTTCGGCGGCGTGGCCTGGGTGGCGCTCTTTGTCTTCGGCGGCTATTTCTTCGGCAACCTGCCGCTGGTCAAGCGCAATTTCACCATCGTCGTCTTGGCCATTATTTTCATCTCCATCCTGCCGGGGGTGATCGAGTACGTGCGGCAGAGGCGGAACAACAAAAGAGAAAAATAA
- a CDS encoding ribonuclease H-like domain-containing protein produces MRKLQERLKEIDRKNIQKKWSGLDADERLSTKEKLEKLVQQNLRQRAIIPGGGGIAPGTAPHRVAAREPFLVKDFFYSLDGRYGKVRLGKWFDLKAETLAVVAGSEAFAGLDPRRALFFDSETTGLAGGTGTIPFMLGFGFFSATSFQVKIFLLQDLDKEGEFLAAVDDFLAAGNYSFTVTFNGKAFDFPLLETRYILQRRRLPLLRLPHLDFLFPARTIWKNTFDSRKLGFLGEMLLGLSRSDDIEASAIPALYFSFLRSGDLAAIEPVVEHNAMDLVGLAAVVLLGALYLDDHSLTNDGGEILGLGRLCERAGLLERAEAFYQIARDVGGRADVQIQAVRRLSVLLKKKKLYTEALQLWEILSSANDLQALREISVHYEHRERNYYQAVEIVEKALENVRLSPSQQQELEKRLQRLRGKIAKLEEKEE; encoded by the coding sequence ATGAGAAAATTGCAGGAGCGGCTGAAGGAAATCGATCGCAAAAACATCCAGAAAAAATGGTCCGGCCTGGATGCCGACGAGAGGCTGAGCACCAAGGAAAAGCTCGAGAAGCTTGTCCAGCAGAACCTGCGCCAGCGGGCCATAATCCCTGGTGGGGGGGGGATTGCCCCCGGCACCGCCCCCCACCGTGTCGCGGCCCGGGAACCTTTCCTGGTCAAGGATTTTTTCTACTCCCTGGACGGGCGCTACGGCAAGGTGCGTCTGGGCAAGTGGTTCGACCTGAAGGCGGAAACGCTGGCGGTCGTCGCCGGCAGCGAGGCTTTCGCCGGCCTTGATCCGCGCCGGGCCCTTTTTTTCGACAGCGAAACGACCGGCCTGGCCGGAGGAACCGGAACCATCCCCTTCATGCTCGGTTTCGGTTTTTTCAGCGCGACGTCCTTCCAGGTAAAGATATTCCTCCTCCAGGACCTGGACAAGGAAGGGGAATTCCTGGCCGCGGTCGACGATTTCCTGGCCGCCGGCAATTATTCTTTCACCGTGACCTTCAACGGCAAGGCCTTCGATTTCCCTTTGCTTGAAACCCGCTACATCCTGCAGCGCCGGCGCTTGCCGCTGCTGCGGCTGCCGCATCTCGATTTTCTTTTCCCGGCCCGCACCATCTGGAAGAACACCTTCGATTCGCGCAAGCTGGGTTTTTTGGGCGAGATGCTGCTGGGCCTTTCCCGCTCCGACGATATCGAGGCCAGCGCCATCCCGGCCCTGTATTTCAGCTTCCTGCGCAGCGGCGATCTCGCCGCCATCGAACCGGTCGTCGAGCACAACGCCATGGACCTGGTCGGCTTGGCGGCCGTGGTGCTGCTGGGCGCGCTCTACCTGGACGACCACTCGCTCACCAACGACGGCGGCGAGATCCTCGGCCTCGGCCGGCTCTGCGAAAGGGCGGGGCTACTGGAAAGGGCCGAGGCCTTCTACCAGATCGCCAGGGATGTCGGCGGACGAGCCGATGTGCAGATCCAGGCGGTACGCCGGCTGTCGGTGCTGCTGAAGAAGAAAAAACTGTACACGGAAGCCCTGCAACTTTGGGAGATCCTCTCCTCCGCCAACGACCTCCAGGCCTTGCGCGAGATCTCGGTCCATTACGAACACCGCGAGCGTAATTACTACCAGGCGGTCGAGATCGTGGAAAAGGCCCTGGAAAACGTCCGCCTCAGCCCGAGCCAGCAGCAGGAGCTGGAAAAGCGGCTGCAGCGCCTGCGCGGCAAGATCGCCAAGCTGGAGGAAAAGGAAGAATAA
- a CDS encoding ATP synthase F0 subunit B, with translation MKKTVVLAVLFLPAVLLAAAAGEAGEASGHISWFSVLGKIFNSTILFGGLILMLRKPLIAMLSERGAAIVNDFNQREKSLAETAVRLEEIEKRLQQVKAEVEQIKAGAEAGGREELARLEAAGRMEAARIIALSEEEIRLRVEAALRQIKGHIADLAIARFKEDFVKTMDPATQQKIIERNIAACGEIDEGK, from the coding sequence ATGAAGAAAACCGTCGTCTTGGCTGTCCTGTTCCTGCCGGCCGTCCTGCTGGCCGCCGCCGCGGGCGAGGCCGGGGAAGCCTCCGGCCATATCAGTTGGTTCAGCGTGCTTGGCAAGATCTTCAATTCGACCATCCTGTTCGGCGGCCTGATCCTGATGCTGCGCAAGCCGCTGATCGCGATGCTGTCCGAAAGAGGCGCCGCCATCGTCAACGATTTCAACCAGCGGGAAAAGAGCCTGGCCGAAACGGCCGTTCGCCTGGAAGAGATCGAAAAGCGCCTGCAGCAGGTGAAAGCCGAAGTGGAACAGATCAAGGCCGGCGCTGAGGCCGGCGGCCGCGAGGAACTGGCCCGCCTCGAAGCGGCCGGCCGTATGGAGGCCGCGCGCATCATCGCCTTGAGCGAGGAGGAAATCCGGCTGCGGGTCGAGGCCGCCCTGCGCCAGATCAAGGGCCATATCGCCGATCTGGCCATCGCTCGTTTCAAGGAGGATTTCGTCAAAACCATGGACCCGGCCACGCAGCAGAAGATCATCGAGCGCAATATCGCCGCCTGCGGAGAGATCGATGAAGGAAAGTAG